CGGTGGTATGACGACCCATCAGGCATCGCCGAGGTCGCTGCGCACGGGCCCATCGGGATGGCTCCGCACGGAGGCGGCGTCGCGGATCGCTGCTTCCGCGAGAACCGGTTGGGTCATCTGCGCGACATCCTCAAGCGGATCCGTGACACGGGAACGCTCGTCGGACTCTCGACGCACGATCCGCGCCTGCTCGAAACCGTCGAGTCGGAAGCGTGGGACATCGACTACTACATGACGGCGCTCTACAACCTGCGGGGCGGGAGGGAGGAGTTCGAGCAGCGGTTCGGCTACGCGCCGCTGGGAGAGATCTACCTGCGCGAGGACCGCGACCGGATGCTCGCCCTGATGCGGCAAACGTCGAAGCCGTGCATGGCGTTCAAGGTGCTGGCGGCGGGGCGTCTCATCGGTTCGCGCGACCAGATTCGCAGCGAGTTCGCCTACGCGCTCAAGAACTCGAAGCCGACGGATTCGCTGTTGATCGGGATGTATCAGCAGTTCGGGAACCAGGTCGGGGAGAACGCGGCGGCGGTCGCAGACATCTGTCGCGAGCTGAGCGGCTGACGAGAGGCACGACCATGGGGCGGGTTTTAGACCCGCCCCGCTCTTCCGGCGCAACTACCAGCATGCCGTAGGGACGACTCGACGAGTCGCCCCTACCTAACACAGCGCTCCGGCTACTTGTGGATGACCATCCTCCGCGTCTCGCGGAAGGAGCCCGCGCGGAGCTCGTAGAAGTACACCCCGCTCGCGACCCGCTCCCCGAGCTCGTTCCGACCGTCCCAGTACGCCGCCTCTGCTCGCGACGTGTAGTAGCCCGAATCCCGGTAGCCCACGTCGAGCTTGCGAACGAGAGCCCCCGCCACGTCGTAGACGTTCACCGTGACGGCGGAACTCTCCTTGAGCTCGAAGGGAATCCACGTCTCCGGGTTGAAGGGATTGGGGTAGTTCGCCATCAGGCGGCTTCGGGACGGCGGCGTGAAGGTCAGACGCGCCGTGAAGATGTGCTTCCCGGCGTCGAGGCGCATCGACCCATCGCGGCTGAGGTCATGGCGTTCATCGCCCAACTCGACGATGATCCGGTAGCCCTGCGGAAGCGTCTGAGCCGTCCAGCGGAGCGTTCCCGCTTCCGCCAGGTTCGCCGAGAGCTCCCACGTCGCCTCGCGCTGATTCGACGGCAGGATGCTGCGGCTCATCCGCTCGACCGGATCGTCCGTCTTGGCGAAGAACTCGGAGTAGCTGCGAATCGGCGGAGCCGGAGGCAGACCCACGTCGTAGGCGTCGAAGCCCACCTGCGCCTTGGAGCCGCTCCCGAGCTCGACCGTCTTGAGCGCCCCGCTGTCGAGCGAGATGGTCAACGGCGCGACCCAATCCGGCGACGGAGCCGCGCGCTGGACGATCGCCGGAGCCGTCGGCGTTTGGCTGAT
This is a stretch of genomic DNA from Candidatus Poribacteria bacterium. It encodes these proteins:
- a CDS encoding T9SS type A sorting domain-containing protein yields the protein ISQTPTAPAIVQRAAPSPDWVAPLTISLDSGALKTVELGSGSKAQVGFDAYDVGLPPAPPIRSYSEFFAKTDDPVERMSRSILPSNQREATWELSANLAEAGTLRWTAQTLPQGYRIIVELGDERHDLSRDGSMRLDAGKHIFTARLTFTPPSRSRLMANYPNPFNPETWIPFELKESSAVTVNVYDVAGALVRKLDVGYRDSGYYTSRAEAAYWDGRNELGERVASGVYFYELRAGSFRETRRMVIHK